Below is a window of Hyphomonas neptunium ATCC 15444 DNA.
CCTCCTCGCTCTCGCTGCGGAAATCTTCATTCTCGCTATCGAGCAGTTTCCAGTGCCGGACGGTCAGATTGGAGACACCGAGGGGTTTGGGATAAGTTTCCTCCCGGCCGAGCCCCCGCTTGGGGAATAGCCTCAGAAGCATGACCTCCGCGTCGTCCAGAATGAGGCCGGCGGGTAGCGTGCCACCTTCCGCCGGGGGCAGCGCATTGAACGAGGACCCGGACGCCTGGAGCTTGTAGAGTTTCGCCCCAGTGAAATCGGCGCGGGCCGGACAGTTGATGAAACTTTCTGGAACATCTTCGCCCGTTTCGGCAAGCATGACCGTGCCGCCAGCCGTGACATGCTGGGCGCTGAGGCCCTCTCTGAGATCGAGACCTGTCAGATCGACATCCGTTTCGATCCGGCAATCTTCCATATTCAGGGAACGGAATGATGCCCGACGGGGTTCACCCCTGGTCGTATCGCCGCCCAAGGCCGCGTTCAGAATTTCGCGGCGTTCCCGGCGGGTCTGGTGGTTGTTCCTCAAAGTGAGCGCAGAACTCACCAGGAGCTCATTGCCAATCTGGCTGTTAGACAGATTGACCCTGCCTGTTGCCACAAGACCTGTCATGTCGATGGTGCGCACGATTTGGGCCGCGTCCATTTCGATGTCGCCATCAACGTGCGTGAGCATCAGGTCACGGATCTTCAACCGCGTGTCCGCATCCGCATTCTGAGCCTGCAGCATTACATTCCAATAGAGGGACGGACGCCAGAACTGGATATGGTCCGCCTTGATCCGCCCGAGCGACAGAACCGGTTCTGAAGGATCGCTGGGATGGGGCCCGACCGTGGCACCGCAGAGCTTGAACCCGAGCGATATTTCAAGCCCGTAAGCTGATATGGCGCCAAAGTGCGATCCCTGCACGTTTGGCGATTGCCGTTCAATCTGCAGCGCGGACATGTACGCATTGCTGATGAGAAGCGTGCCCTCGATCCGGGTAGAGGCAATATAGAGGCCCTGTTCAATTCGGGCCGAGGTGAGGGAACAATCGCCGGCAACATTCACCTGGCCAATCTCAGCATGAGACCTGACATTCAGCGCCATCATGTTGATACTGCCGCGCACCTTGCAGCGTGACATCTGCAACCGGCCACCGATCTGGCCACCCGACAGATCGAGCGAATGGGCGATTTCAATGTCTTGCCAATCGGCCGCGCCCGCAACAGCAAGGCCGGCCGCCTGGACGCCGCCGCTGCATATCAGATCCTCGATACGCAGATCGCCATCAGCCTCCAGGCCCACAGCGTCGATGCCGATGCCGCCTGAGTTGTCGCGCTGATATTCCTCCAGATCAATGCGTACACGGCGGAAACGGATTGAGCCCTGCACATGCATCTGATTGAGACGCAGATTGCGGCGGAACCGGCAATCGGAGAAGTCCAGCTCTCCCGGAACGCTTGTGTCCGAGAGAT
It encodes the following:
- a CDS encoding pentapeptide repeat-containing protein encodes the protein MKTTTISAADFIGRILSGGGFHVGERYVVTGEVSLRGAILPRPLLLHGFLFEGPVDLSDTSVPGELDFSDCRFRRNLRLNQMHVQGSIRFRRVRIDLEEYQRDNSGGIGIDAVGLEADGDLRIEDLICSGGVQAAGLAVAGAADWQDIEIAHSLDLSGGQIGGRLQMSRCKVRGSINMMALNVRSHAEIGQVNVAGDCSLTSARIEQGLYIASTRIEGTLLISNAYMSALQIERQSPNVQGSHFGAISAYGLEISLGFKLCGATVGPHPSDPSEPVLSLGRIKADHIQFWRPSLYWNVMLQAQNADADTRLKIRDLMLTHVDGDIEMDAAQIVRTIDMTGLVATGRVNLSNSQIGNELLVSSALTLRNNHQTRRERREILNAALGGDTTRGEPRRASFRSLNMEDCRIETDVDLTGLDLREGLSAQHVTAGGTVMLAETGEDVPESFINCPARADFTGAKLYKLQASGSSFNALPPAEGGTLPAGLILDDAEVMLLRLFPKRGLGREETYPKPLGVSNLTVRHWKLLDSENEDFRSESEEAKTFLRLLKNDPRISRTTYLSIVSTLRDQGHERASSSVFRGLSWRTLGEGIRQTLNQLSPRRALFLPLQAASWLLTSAYGLLLGFGTAPLRLGALILGVGFLSYISVYNLNSNLEMRVSQEGEAPRYAAAIGNDACTNWQKTLVMLRHHVPVAVNEESETCRLRQYGSVNATPPLWLGADPPVVPWPLSPLEFGVYMRLLALMLWPPFLAFALKRAFRE